The following proteins are encoded in a genomic region of Sorangiineae bacterium MSr12523:
- a CDS encoding discoidin domain-containing protein has translation MRSASVLRKRELPLLAVALAAAMAVEFIPSVASAACGAANVAANRPATASSTESASFPASAAVDGNGGTRWSSQFSDPQWLQIDLGSSQALCQVDLTWEAAYASAFQIQVSADGNAWNNAYSTSTSSGGSQTIPINATGRYVRIYGTQRATQWGYSLFEVAVHAGDGGTTVPPTDPKNPNFGPNVFVYGPGSSQPDMQNRLNTIFNQQHTNQFGTQRYAVLFKPGSYNADVNLGFYTQVSGLGMSPDDVTINGHVRVEADWLQQGSDPNNKGNATQNFWRDAENLSVTLPAGQIERWAVSQAVPYRRMHLRGQVQLWNGGDGWSSGGLIADSKIDGLVESGSQQQFLTRNSELAGGWSGANWNMVFVGTPGAPAQSFPNPPMTTVGQTPVVREKPFLYIDGTGSYNVFVPSLRQNSSGTSWGHGTPAGTSISLSQFFVASPSSGAALINTALQEGKHVLFTPGVYHLNQSLNVTRPGTVLLGIGLATLIPDNGVTAISVADVDGVKLAGLLIDAGPTNSSVLVQVGPPGSNASHAADPTSLHDFFVRVGGAGPGRATQSVVVNSQNVIGDHLWLWRGDHGDGTGWEANPAANGIVVNGANVTIYGLFVEHYQQHNVLWNGNGGRTYFFQNEFPYDPPNQAAWSSGGGNLGWAQYKVGNSVSTHEAWGVGSYCYFNVNPSIVASRAFEVPAVSGVRFHGLVTVSLGGVGTINHVINDTGPTANTSNQVVKWPNFP, from the coding sequence ATGCGATCTGCCTCCGTTCTTCGTAAGCGTGAGTTGCCGTTGTTGGCCGTGGCCTTGGCCGCGGCGATGGCGGTGGAATTCATTCCCTCCGTGGCCTCGGCGGCATGTGGTGCTGCCAACGTCGCGGCCAATCGGCCTGCCACCGCGTCGTCGACCGAATCGGCCTCGTTTCCTGCCTCCGCCGCCGTCGATGGCAATGGCGGTACGCGCTGGTCGAGCCAATTTTCCGATCCGCAATGGCTCCAAATCGATTTGGGCTCGAGCCAGGCCCTTTGCCAGGTCGACCTGACCTGGGAGGCGGCGTACGCATCGGCCTTTCAAATCCAGGTATCCGCCGACGGCAATGCCTGGAACAACGCGTATTCCACGAGCACGAGCAGCGGAGGCTCGCAGACCATCCCCATCAATGCCACGGGGCGCTACGTGCGCATTTACGGCACGCAGCGTGCCACGCAGTGGGGCTATTCGCTTTTCGAGGTGGCCGTGCATGCCGGCGACGGAGGCACGACGGTCCCGCCCACGGATCCGAAGAATCCCAACTTCGGCCCCAATGTCTTCGTATATGGGCCGGGGTCGTCGCAGCCCGATATGCAGAACAGGCTGAATACCATTTTCAATCAGCAGCATACGAACCAGTTCGGAACGCAGCGGTATGCCGTTCTGTTCAAACCGGGTAGCTACAACGCCGATGTGAACCTCGGGTTTTACACGCAAGTATCCGGTCTTGGAATGTCGCCCGACGACGTGACCATCAACGGCCACGTGCGTGTCGAGGCGGATTGGTTGCAGCAGGGGAGCGATCCGAACAACAAAGGAAATGCGACGCAGAACTTCTGGCGCGATGCCGAGAACCTCTCGGTGACCCTGCCCGCCGGGCAGATCGAGCGCTGGGCGGTGTCGCAGGCCGTTCCGTACCGGCGCATGCACCTGCGCGGCCAGGTGCAACTTTGGAATGGGGGCGACGGCTGGTCCAGCGGCGGCTTGATCGCCGATTCGAAGATCGATGGCCTGGTGGAATCGGGCTCCCAGCAGCAGTTCCTCACGCGCAATTCGGAGCTGGCCGGCGGATGGAGCGGCGCCAATTGGAACATGGTGTTCGTGGGCACGCCGGGCGCGCCCGCGCAATCGTTCCCCAACCCGCCCATGACCACGGTTGGGCAGACGCCCGTGGTGCGGGAGAAGCCATTTCTCTACATCGACGGAACGGGAAGCTACAACGTGTTCGTTCCGTCCCTGCGGCAGAACTCCTCGGGCACGTCATGGGGGCATGGCACGCCGGCGGGGACATCCATCTCGTTGAGCCAGTTCTTCGTGGCATCACCCTCGAGCGGGGCGGCCCTCATCAATACGGCGCTGCAAGAGGGCAAGCACGTGCTCTTCACGCCGGGTGTTTACCATCTGAATCAATCGTTGAACGTGACCCGGCCGGGCACGGTGTTGCTGGGCATCGGGCTCGCGACGTTGATTCCCGACAATGGCGTGACGGCCATTTCCGTCGCCGACGTCGACGGCGTGAAGCTCGCGGGGTTGCTCATCGACGCGGGGCCCACCAATTCGTCGGTGCTCGTGCAGGTTGGCCCGCCGGGCTCCAACGCGAGCCATGCGGCCGACCCCACGTCGCTGCACGACTTTTTCGTGCGCGTCGGCGGGGCAGGGCCGGGGCGCGCCACGCAAAGCGTGGTGGTGAACAGCCAGAACGTGATTGGCGATCATCTCTGGCTCTGGCGCGGCGACCACGGCGACGGCACCGGCTGGGAGGCGAACCCCGCGGCCAATGGCATCGTGGTCAACGGCGCGAACGTGACCATCTATGGCCTTTTCGTGGAGCATTACCAGCAACACAACGTGCTCTGGAACGGCAATGGCGGCCGCACGTACTTCTTCCAAAACGAGTTTCCCTACGATCCGCCGAACCAAGCCGCCTGGTCCAGCGGCGGCGGCAACCTGGGGTGGGCACAATACAAAGTTGGCAATTCGGTCTCGACCCACGAGGCTTGGGGCGTAGGCAGCTACTGCTACTTCAATGTGAATCCCTCCATCGTGGCCAGCCGCGCCTTCGAGGTTCCCGCCGTCTCCGGCGTGCGCTTCCACGGTCTGGTCACGGTATCGCTCGGTGGCGTGGGGACGATCAACCACGTCATCAACGACACCGGCCCCACCGCCAACACCTCCAATCAGGTCGTCAAATGGCCGAACTTCCCTTAG
- a CDS encoding beta-propeller domain-containing protein — translation MAHSPISMARSCSCSTCRTPSIPSHGKLGTRGSSSAATSDHLAFNHFAEEGLLAIPMTPAREAATSERRSHDVQRPLVYRVDVRAAFERLGSIDHGSHGRSTVVRRIFMDDLVYSMGIV, via the coding sequence ATGGCTCATTCGCCTATTTCGATGGCGCGCTCCTGCAGCTGTTCGACGTGTCGAACCCCGTCGATCCCTTCACACGGAAAGCTAGGAACGCGGGGCTCGAGTTCGGCGGCCACGAGCGACCATTTGGCCTTCAATCATTTCGCCGAGGAGGGCCTTCTCGCCATCCCCATGACCCCCGCGAGGGAGGCGGCGACGTCAGAACGGCGATCGCACGACGTTCAGCGGCCGCTCGTATACCGCGTGGACGTGCGCGCGGCCTTCGAGCGGCTCGGAAGCATCGACCACGGTTCGCACGGTCGCTCCACCGTCGTGCGCCGCATCTTCATGGACGATCTCGTCTACTCGATGGGGATCGTGTGA
- a CDS encoding ferredoxin--NADP reductase, which translates to MQITPPSLVDRVPPNYYVERVLSVRHWTDSLFSFQCTRNGAFRFEAGQFTMIGLMSNGKPLVRAYSVVSAPYEEQLEFLSIKVENGPLTSQLQHIKPGDSILIGKRPVGTLVIGNLEPGGTLWLLGTGTGLAPFMSILRTPDVYERFDRIILSHTVRTVGELAYHDELRALHKHELLGEIIGDKLIYHPAVTREPYPVNERITTMISSGRVFRDLGVPELNPSRDRVMLCGSEAMNHDCKTLLEERGFTEGNSGERGTFLLEKAFVTK; encoded by the coding sequence ATGCAAATCACACCGCCTTCTCTGGTCGATCGCGTCCCCCCGAATTACTACGTCGAGCGCGTGTTATCCGTACGACACTGGACGGATAGCCTCTTCAGCTTCCAGTGCACGCGAAACGGTGCGTTCCGATTCGAGGCGGGCCAGTTCACCATGATTGGCTTGATGTCGAATGGGAAGCCGCTCGTGCGGGCCTATTCGGTGGTGAGTGCGCCGTACGAAGAGCAGCTCGAGTTTCTCTCCATCAAGGTGGAGAACGGGCCGCTGACGAGCCAACTCCAACACATCAAGCCGGGCGACTCGATCCTCATCGGCAAGCGTCCCGTTGGCACCTTGGTGATCGGCAACCTGGAACCGGGCGGCACCCTTTGGCTGCTCGGCACCGGCACCGGGCTCGCGCCGTTCATGAGCATTTTGCGCACGCCGGACGTGTACGAGCGCTTCGATCGCATCATCTTGAGCCACACCGTGCGAACCGTCGGGGAGCTGGCCTACCACGACGAGCTCCGCGCCCTGCACAAGCACGAGCTCCTCGGTGAGATCATCGGCGACAAGTTGATCTACCACCCCGCCGTCACGCGCGAGCCGTACCCCGTGAACGAGCGCATCACGACCATGATTTCGAGCGGTCGCGTCTTCCGCGATCTGGGCGTGCCCGAGCTGAATCCCAGCCGCGATCGCGTCATGCTTTGCGGGAGCGAAGCCATGAACCACGACTGCAAGACCCTGCTCGAAGAGCGCGGCTTCACCGAGGGCAACAGCGGCGAGCGCGGGACGTTCTTGCTCGAAAAAGCCTTCGTCACGAAGTGA
- a CDS encoding metallophosphatase family protein has protein sequence MHEEVALQEGELRLVVVADTHSKPHPRANELITRERPHRILHAGDIGDFSVLDQLGTIAPVSAVRGNIDGTGSEVPDVRVIDVRDGDASLWKLLLLHIAVNGPKLRADAVRLAQSEDASVVVCGHSHVPFLGRDRGLVMFNPGSIGPRRFQLPILFGVIHIQRDRVEMRHIDCESGNVWRP, from the coding sequence GTGCACGAGGAGGTCGCTCTTCAGGAGGGAGAGTTGCGGCTGGTGGTGGTCGCGGACACGCATAGCAAGCCTCATCCACGCGCGAACGAGCTCATCACAAGAGAGCGCCCCCACCGCATCCTCCACGCGGGTGACATTGGCGATTTTTCCGTTCTGGATCAGCTCGGTACGATTGCACCGGTCTCGGCCGTACGTGGGAACATCGATGGGACCGGGAGCGAGGTGCCCGACGTCCGAGTCATCGATGTGCGCGACGGCGACGCGAGCCTGTGGAAGCTGCTGCTGCTCCACATTGCCGTGAACGGCCCCAAGCTTCGCGCAGACGCGGTGAGGCTGGCGCAATCCGAGGACGCGTCGGTCGTCGTATGCGGGCACTCCCACGTGCCGTTTCTCGGGCGGGACCGCGGGCTGGTGATGTTCAACCCGGGTTCGATCGGGCCGCGCCGTTTTCAATTGCCGATCCTTTTCGGCGTGATTCACATCCAGCGGGATCGCGTGGAGATGCGCCACATCGACTGCGAATCGGGCAACGTGTGGCGACCTTGA
- a CDS encoding MBL fold metallo-hydrolase produces the protein MSSFYLRQLLVGRDIGRGNVAGTQMRNFVYLIGDRDAGECLVVDPAWDVEGIATRATEDGMKLTGALVTHYHPDHVGGSLFGHSIEGLSRLMALAPCPVHVHKNEAEGVRKVTGLSTTDLVLHEGNDRVKVGEVEVELLHTPGHTPGSQCFRVGDALVSGDTLFLQGCGRVDLPGGDPEEMRRTLQQRLARLPDEMMLYPGHAYGGEHAPLSEVRKINPVFG, from the coding sequence GTGAGCTCGTTCTACCTACGCCAATTGCTGGTCGGTCGCGACATCGGACGTGGAAACGTTGCCGGTACGCAGATGCGGAATTTCGTTTACCTGATTGGAGATCGCGATGCCGGGGAATGCCTGGTGGTCGATCCGGCGTGGGACGTGGAGGGCATTGCGACACGCGCCACGGAAGACGGCATGAAGCTCACTGGGGCGTTGGTGACGCACTACCATCCGGACCACGTCGGGGGCTCGCTCTTCGGGCATAGCATCGAGGGACTTTCGCGGCTGATGGCGCTCGCGCCGTGCCCGGTGCACGTGCACAAGAACGAGGCCGAGGGCGTGCGCAAGGTGACGGGCCTCTCGACGACGGACCTCGTGCTGCACGAGGGAAACGATCGCGTGAAGGTGGGCGAGGTGGAGGTGGAGCTGCTGCACACGCCCGGGCATACGCCGGGGTCGCAATGCTTCCGCGTGGGCGATGCGCTGGTCTCGGGCGACACGCTCTTTCTGCAAGGTTGCGGTCGCGTGGACCTTCCCGGCGGCGATCCCGAGGAGATGCGGCGCACGTTGCAGCAACGCCTGGCGCGTCTCCCCGACGAGATGATGCTCTATCCAGGGCATGCCTACGGCGGGGAGCATGCTCCTCTGTCCGAGGTGCGAAAGATCAATCCGGTGTTCGGCTAG
- a CDS encoding IS110 family transposase — translation MRSVGLDLGARHIAYCEVCDGKVVERTSVQQIEQLKGRLGPGTLPAIVAFEAAREAWFVHDLLRTWGHEPKIVDTTRLKTIGIGHHKRKNDALDAEHLAIAVEQGRIPEAHVLSVEGRELREQLSVRQALVETRAGYVTTIRGLARAHGKSVATCDISNFVTHLEATEMNPGLQKLVAPLAAMLKVLDEQLVRVEEKLQNLAGRDPRIRLCATAPGVGLIVGATFMSVMDDAHRFKNAHAVSAYLGLVPSESTTGGPSKRRLGGITKQGNPHARAMLVQAAHSLLRTRKHAGDPIRLWGMNIAKKKGRSIAAVAVARRLAGVLWAMCRDGAFYDPNTATKGTFQKKSMRGSDETQRTVALRRATKKLQRRYTRRKTSEVTMT, via the coding sequence ATGCGTAGCGTAGGCCTGGATTTAGGAGCGCGCCACATCGCTTATTGCGAGGTGTGCGATGGGAAAGTCGTGGAGCGGACGAGCGTGCAACAGATCGAACAGCTCAAGGGTCGATTGGGGCCCGGGACGCTTCCGGCCATTGTCGCCTTCGAGGCAGCGCGAGAGGCTTGGTTCGTCCATGATCTCCTCCGAACCTGGGGACACGAGCCGAAGATCGTCGACACCACGCGACTCAAGACGATCGGGATAGGACACCACAAACGCAAGAACGATGCGCTCGATGCCGAGCACCTCGCCATCGCGGTCGAACAGGGGCGCATTCCCGAAGCCCACGTCCTATCGGTGGAAGGTCGAGAGCTTCGCGAGCAGTTGAGTGTCCGACAAGCGCTGGTTGAGACCCGCGCGGGTTACGTGACCACGATCCGCGGCCTCGCGCGTGCACATGGGAAAAGTGTTGCTACGTGCGATATCAGCAACTTCGTGACGCACTTGGAAGCAACCGAGATGAATCCTGGCTTGCAGAAGCTTGTTGCGCCGTTAGCCGCCATGCTGAAAGTACTCGACGAGCAGCTCGTGAGAGTGGAAGAGAAGTTGCAGAACTTGGCAGGGCGAGATCCTCGGATACGTCTTTGCGCCACAGCCCCCGGTGTAGGGCTCATCGTCGGGGCCACGTTCATGTCCGTCATGGACGATGCCCACCGTTTCAAGAATGCCCATGCGGTGAGCGCCTATCTCGGACTCGTTCCGTCCGAATCGACCACGGGAGGACCGAGCAAGCGTCGTCTCGGAGGCATCACCAAACAAGGAAACCCTCACGCGCGAGCCATGCTCGTGCAAGCAGCCCACAGCCTACTGCGCACGCGCAAGCATGCCGGGGACCCCATTCGTCTTTGGGGAATGAACATCGCCAAGAAAAAAGGAAGATCGATCGCGGCTGTCGCCGTGGCCCGACGTCTTGCTGGTGTGCTCTGGGCGATGTGTCGTGATGGGGCTTTCTACGACCCGAATACGGCCACAAAGGGGACTTTCCAGAAAAAGAGCATGCGTGGAAGCGATGAAACTCAGCGCACCGTTGCGCTCCGGCGCGCGACCAAGAAACTTCAGCGGCGATACACTCGCCGTAAGACTTCGGAGGTCACCATGACGTGA
- a CDS encoding protein kinase: MAGAGGVAAAARQSGPDPLIGRTINGRYRIDAVIARGGMGKVYRAEQAPLGRVCALKILSPRYDGEDDPEFRRRFFLEASTAAKLTHANTVTIFDYGKAENEEIYYIAMEYIEGRTLSIALRDDGPLPEERVRHIAAQICRSLREAHGLGVVHRDLKPGNIMLTNKGDERDNVKVLDFGLVKDVTTDAQDHTQEGVFMGSPKYMAPEQILGLALTPRADVYSLGIMLFEMLTGKVPYDRGGANIATLMAHVNDPLPNMHSMAPSLAFSPQMEAIVYRCLEKDPARRFASMSALLLAIKGLAEDGSIDVSGPFASPRNPFLSPDQPSGPGAALSMRPHIPVPPSSEKTVLVRRPDDVVGGTTGRKALMGVLLGGTLLVAAGAVAAVLHLMSQQRESAAAMAAAPAAPQAVSAPVTASVSASGAPAASASPRTIHVESDPPGAIVSEDGQELCASTPCDVMLSGQNATREHRFTMEKKGFKPSPLSVDPRAESISVTLVPVAVPQTPRKRPDAPKGDPANAPSFKPDPYKPDPY; encoded by the coding sequence ATGGCAGGTGCGGGCGGCGTTGCCGCGGCCGCGCGCCAATCAGGCCCCGATCCACTGATTGGCCGCACCATCAATGGGCGTTACCGCATTGACGCGGTGATTGCGCGCGGTGGTATGGGCAAGGTCTATCGCGCGGAGCAGGCCCCACTCGGGCGCGTCTGCGCGTTGAAAATTCTGAGCCCACGCTACGACGGTGAGGACGATCCGGAGTTCCGGCGTCGCTTCTTCCTCGAGGCCTCCACGGCGGCGAAGCTCACGCACGCCAACACGGTGACCATCTTCGACTACGGCAAAGCCGAGAACGAAGAGATCTATTACATTGCCATGGAGTACATCGAGGGGCGCACCCTCTCGATCGCGCTGCGCGACGATGGGCCGCTCCCCGAGGAGCGCGTGCGGCATATCGCGGCACAGATCTGTCGCTCCTTGCGCGAGGCGCATGGACTCGGCGTGGTCCACCGGGATCTGAAGCCCGGCAACATCATGCTGACGAACAAGGGCGACGAGCGTGACAACGTCAAGGTGCTCGACTTCGGCCTCGTCAAAGACGTCACGACCGACGCGCAGGATCACACGCAAGAGGGCGTGTTCATGGGGTCGCCCAAGTACATGGCGCCCGAGCAGATCCTCGGTCTGGCGCTCACGCCCCGCGCGGATGTCTATTCGCTGGGCATCATGCTCTTCGAGATGCTCACCGGGAAGGTGCCGTACGACCGCGGTGGGGCCAACATCGCCACGTTGATGGCGCACGTGAACGATCCGCTGCCGAACATGCACTCGATGGCACCCTCGCTGGCGTTTTCGCCGCAGATGGAAGCCATCGTGTATCGCTGCTTGGAGAAAGATCCAGCGCGCCGGTTCGCCTCGATGAGCGCGCTGCTGCTCGCCATCAAAGGGCTTGCGGAGGATGGCTCCATCGACGTGAGCGGCCCCTTCGCTTCGCCGCGCAATCCGTTCCTTTCGCCGGATCAACCGTCAGGACCCGGGGCCGCATTGAGCATGCGGCCGCACATTCCGGTGCCGCCCTCGAGTGAGAAGACCGTGCTCGTGCGGCGGCCCGACGATGTGGTCGGGGGCACGACGGGCCGCAAGGCGTTGATGGGCGTGCTCCTTGGGGGCACGTTGCTCGTGGCGGCCGGCGCCGTGGCGGCGGTCCTGCACCTGATGTCGCAACAACGTGAGTCGGCGGCGGCCATGGCCGCAGCACCGGCCGCGCCGCAAGCCGTCTCCGCACCCGTCACGGCATCTGTCTCGGCATCGGGCGCACCGGCAGCGAGCGCCTCGCCGCGGACGATTCACGTCGAGAGTGATCCTCCCGGCGCCATTGTGTCGGAAGATGGACAAGAACTTTGCGCGAGCACCCCATGTGATGTGATGCTCTCCGGCCAGAACGCCACGAGAGAGCACCGGTTCACGATGGAGAAAAAAGGTTTCAAACCGTCTCCTCTTTCCGTCGATCCCAGGGCGGAAAGCATCAGTGTCACGCTCGTACCGGTGGCCGTTCCGCAGACTCCTCGCAAGAGGCCGGATGCCCCGAAGGGAGATCCGGCTAACGCCCCGTCGTTCAAGCCCGATCCCTACAAGCCAGATCCCTACTAG
- a CDS encoding beta-propeller domain-containing protein gives MNFLGFNRYLAAFLLLIPILVGAAACTSAESDYAAGDNGAAPPPSAEVPPGDETPMQDDASRAIAEADIIQAAGGRLYAMSRLGSVSVVDISQPGQLTLLGQLRIAGEPFEMYRRGDQLVAMVNGAYMPDGTPCNPMGSSYRPRPADSGAAVVVIDVSDPTRPQAVDTFPIPGDVADSRMVGDVLYLVTYDNGRCWKCGPMPRTLLTSFDLSAPSQLRLVDQLAFASGPLQGSNTFTQMPWKRSIVATKDRLYIGGMADSPYADYPDDLGYGEGMLEVVDVTDPKGALVRTTTLPLAGPVLSRWQVDETDGVLRVVTQRGAGTSVNGSGMPVVETFKIEGPGTFTRLGYGRLRLPMQEGLRAVRFDKERAYAITFRVQDPLFVIDLSDPAAPRQRGELHMPGYIFHMEPRGNQVLGLGVDSSDITAPLSVSLISVEDLDHPRLAQRVSFGPYMYWGGAAAVNMLPEDQDRIQKAFRIIGNGQGTDLVVIPYADGKSYYEKGCTSTGGGVQLVDWSHTSLRPLEKRALLPLRGHPRRAFANGEELLTISESNVRAFSLANRDEAVQTADLRLEECISPGGEYYNGMGDRHYYSSRGKHFGCSTAPGSQSAGWVVLAGLIPLWIVRRRRSR, from the coding sequence ATGAACTTCCTTGGCTTCAATCGCTACCTCGCGGCATTCCTCCTCCTGATTCCCATTCTGGTGGGCGCGGCGGCCTGTACCTCCGCGGAGTCGGACTATGCGGCAGGAGACAATGGGGCGGCGCCGCCCCCGTCGGCGGAGGTCCCGCCCGGCGATGAGACGCCGATGCAGGACGATGCGTCGCGGGCCATTGCGGAGGCCGACATCATTCAGGCCGCCGGCGGCCGCCTCTATGCCATGTCGCGCTTGGGGAGCGTGTCCGTCGTGGATATCTCGCAGCCGGGGCAGCTCACGCTCCTCGGGCAGCTCCGCATTGCGGGCGAGCCGTTCGAAATGTATCGGCGCGGCGATCAACTCGTCGCCATGGTCAATGGGGCGTACATGCCCGACGGCACGCCGTGCAATCCTATGGGCTCCTCCTATCGCCCCCGCCCCGCCGATTCGGGGGCGGCCGTCGTGGTGATCGATGTCTCCGATCCGACGCGCCCCCAGGCGGTCGACACCTTCCCCATTCCGGGCGACGTCGCCGATTCGCGCATGGTGGGCGACGTTCTCTATCTGGTCACCTACGACAATGGCCGGTGCTGGAAATGTGGCCCGATGCCGCGCACCTTGCTCACGAGCTTCGATCTTTCCGCGCCCTCGCAGCTGCGCCTCGTCGACCAACTCGCCTTCGCGAGCGGCCCCTTGCAGGGCTCGAACACCTTTACGCAGATGCCGTGGAAGCGAAGCATCGTGGCCACGAAGGACAGACTTTACATCGGAGGCATGGCCGACTCGCCCTACGCCGACTACCCCGATGACTTGGGCTACGGCGAGGGCATGCTCGAGGTCGTCGATGTGACGGATCCCAAAGGCGCGCTGGTTCGCACCACCACGCTTCCGCTGGCGGGTCCCGTGTTGAGTCGTTGGCAGGTCGACGAAACGGACGGCGTCCTCCGCGTGGTCACCCAACGCGGCGCGGGGACCTCGGTCAATGGCTCGGGCATGCCCGTGGTCGAGACGTTCAAAATCGAGGGGCCCGGAACCTTCACGCGCCTCGGGTACGGGAGGCTCCGGCTTCCCATGCAGGAGGGCCTGCGGGCGGTTCGCTTCGACAAAGAGCGCGCGTACGCCATCACGTTCCGCGTGCAGGATCCGCTCTTCGTCATCGATTTGTCCGATCCGGCGGCCCCGCGCCAGCGCGGCGAGCTTCACATGCCCGGCTACATCTTCCACATGGAGCCGCGGGGCAATCAGGTGCTCGGCTTGGGTGTCGACTCGAGCGACATCACGGCGCCGCTCAGTGTGTCGCTCATCAGCGTGGAGGATCTCGACCACCCGCGGCTGGCCCAGCGCGTCTCCTTCGGACCGTACATGTACTGGGGCGGCGCGGCTGCGGTGAACATGCTCCCCGAGGATCAGGATCGCATTCAAAAGGCCTTCCGCATCATCGGCAACGGCCAGGGCACGGATCTCGTGGTCATTCCCTATGCCGACGGGAAGTCTTATTACGAGAAGGGCTGCACCTCGACGGGGGGCGGCGTGCAGCTCGTCGACTGGTCCCACACGAGCCTCCGCCCGCTGGAGAAGCGCGCCCTGCTTCCCTTGCGCGGTCACCCGCGCCGCGCCTTCGCCAACGGTGAGGAGCTGCTCACCATCAGCGAGTCCAACGTGCGCGCCTTCTCCCTGGCCAACCGCGACGAGGCTGTGCAAACCGCCGATCTCCGGCTCGAGGAGTGCATCTCCCCCGGCGGCGAATATTACAATGGAATGGGGGACCGCCATTACTACTCGTCCCGGGGCAAGCACTTCGGATGCTCCACGGCACCGGGCTCGCAGAGCGCGGGTTGGGTCGTCTTGGCGGGACTGATTCCTCTCTGGATCGTGCGCCGCCGTCGCTCACGCTGA
- a CDS encoding DJ-1/PfpI family protein: protein MRSRRVLLAVSDDVPIFEVAIPCEVFGRQRLDLMDPWYDLRVCARDPGRTRTAAGFVVGTAYGLDQLSKARKTDTVIVPACANVLESSPPDLVAAVRKAHARGARIVSLCTGAFVLAEAGLLDGRRATVHWIYADRLAKRYPKVTVDPSVLYVDDGDVLTSAGVAAGLDLCLHVVRLDMGPRIANLLARRLVISPHRPGGQAQYVQTPLPQTDDKGLAALLDWTLRNLERPLTIADLAKRQRLTPRTLIRHFRAATGMPPLKWLLLQRVQKACSLLESTREPPTRIAELCGLGGEANLRHHFARIVGVPPTEYRRTFERASA, encoded by the coding sequence ATGCGTTCCCGTCGCGTCCTTCTCGCCGTCAGCGACGACGTGCCCATCTTCGAAGTCGCCATTCCGTGCGAAGTCTTCGGGCGCCAGCGGCTCGACCTCATGGATCCCTGGTACGATCTGCGCGTCTGCGCACGCGATCCCGGTCGCACGCGCACCGCGGCAGGCTTCGTCGTGGGTACGGCCTACGGGCTCGACCAGTTGAGCAAAGCCCGCAAGACGGACACGGTGATCGTCCCGGCGTGCGCCAACGTACTCGAGTCGTCGCCGCCCGATCTCGTTGCCGCCGTGCGGAAGGCGCACGCGCGCGGTGCGCGCATCGTATCGCTGTGCACGGGCGCGTTCGTTCTCGCCGAGGCGGGACTGCTCGATGGGCGGCGGGCCACCGTGCACTGGATCTACGCGGACCGACTCGCCAAGCGCTACCCCAAGGTCACCGTCGATCCCTCCGTGCTCTACGTCGACGATGGCGATGTGCTCACGAGCGCCGGCGTCGCCGCAGGGCTCGATCTATGTCTTCACGTGGTGCGCTTGGACATGGGGCCACGCATTGCGAACCTTCTCGCGCGCCGCCTGGTCATCTCGCCGCATCGGCCGGGCGGGCAAGCGCAATACGTGCAGACGCCGCTGCCCCAGACCGATGACAAGGGACTTGCCGCCTTGCTCGATTGGACGCTCCGCAACCTCGAGCGGCCGCTCACCATTGCCGATCTGGCCAAGCGTCAGCGCCTCACCCCGCGCACGTTGATCCGGCACTTTCGCGCGGCGACGGGCATGCCGCCGCTCAAATGGCTCCTCCTCCAGCGCGTTCAGAAAGCGTGCTCCTTGCTCGAGTCGACGCGCGAGCCTCCCACGCGCATCGCCGAGCTTTGCGGACTGGGGGGCGAGGCCAACCTGCGCCATCACTTCGCGCGCATCGTGGGCGTGCCCCCCACCGAGTACCGCCGCACCTTCGAACGCGCCTCAGCGTGA